tttatttttctaccataaatttcataattcatgcatattcatcCTTGGCAAAACCCtattactttgataactttacaaattaatccccgagatagctaaattaagctattacgatctcgaaaatataaaaattattaaaaacaggacaaggatgcttacccaattaagccaagtaaGCTTGCTTGATTTCTcttctcttagctagggtttccataaaaaaatttgggaaagatgatgaaaaagatgatattttcattatttaattaacttatcatcttttattatttcaactttccaatttagtctttttccttATCAAATTTTTCATCGATGAATCATCATAATTACTTCTCTTAATGGTttattttccatataaggacctctaattttgaattccatagctatttgatccctttagctactagaattcaacttttgcattttatgcaatttggtcttttccatttaattaaatatgaaatcggtaaaattttcttaacgtGATTTTTATACGATATTCCTATCATACGATAGaccaataaaaattttaaaataatttttcttacggACTCGAATTTGcagtcccgaaactactattccaatttacctaaaaacgggttgttacactaCACTCTTTCACTttgatttttttatcttttttatcttttatcTTAGAATTTTCTAATTTAATGTATTTACTTAATGTATGAATACCATTGCAAAATCATTAATGTTTGATGAGTTTTTACCCCTTTAATAAACTCTTTCACCAACAACATCTTAATTAGAAGTGTTCGTAGGCCGGACTGAAATCTGATTTCAAAAATTTTGCATCaccttaaaattttatatattttaataattaaatttaaaaaatgaaatttaaattcgAACCAAAACGAACCGAATCAACAAAAATTATCCAAATCGGCCCAAGTCGGCAGAACAAGCCACCCAACCTTGAACAGCTATAATCTTGATTTAGTTACAAGACATTTGTAGTGGTGTCATATGTGAAATTGGATACATATGCTATATGCATTATAATACAAAGCTGCAAAGCCTAAAAAATTTGGAAGCAAAAATCAATTTTAGTTCATCCTTGGTCCCTTCATGCAAGCTATTCTGCTGGCAAGTAACCAACTGGCTTTGTCTTTGATTTTCATATACCAAAgaattagaaaataataaaatatatttggtGGCCTAAAATTATGGTGCCGTAGTTGATTCCCTTAAAGTGGAGGCTGACGGTTGATGACTACTATCTTAGCCCATATATCTGGTTCATGTTACATGCATCTACGTCAATATTTTTAATCAAGTTGGTTCCCTTTACTTGTTCTTATTTAGGACCAATGATTTGACATTGAATGTCAACTGAGGGACATGTTCCATTTTCGTCGGCCGTAAGTCCTTAAGGCATATGGTCCATCTTTATCAACAACAAATTCCACACAATATCAATTCAAATTTGGGCTGGTTTTATATAATCTAAGAGAAGATTGTTTCTAAGACACAATCATGATTTCATTGAAAATATTTGTATAAaaatttatgttaaaatcaaATAAAGCTTTGATTGATTCATTAATTGTGGATTTACATTGGGTTTTAACTGTTaggttttatataaaatataaaaaatacaaaaatatcttTATAATAATTGTTACTTTTTAAATAGGAGGGTTTTGTGTTCGATTAAATATTAACTTGGCGCCAGTGTTGAGACGCATTATCCTCATAGTTAAGAGTTAGAAAAGGTAAAGAGTAGTTCTAAGTATTGTATCAACTTAGAAACTTTCAGATATTTTCACAATTGAATTAGatgtttaaataaaaaaaatagaatggttctgtaattattttgatatttttaaaattaataatttaacttaaatctatttaattttataattttatcctaattattgtattttttatACGATGCCTAAGACTGTCCATAACTCCTCCTCAACTCATAAATAGCACGATAATGCACTTCAACACCCTATATTAACAACAATACCCATATAAATTAAGTTAAAACTCAATCAACCTAACCATTATAATTTACCCTATATAAAATACTTATACCTTCATCTTCAAAGAATATATTGCATGGGAATAAAacatccaaaattttaaaatataaaatagttacCGAGGTAGCAGATGTCAAGATTTAAACTTCACCTCCAAATAATTTcgcaattttgaaatttaatttttatttttaatttcaataatttaaccattttattttttacttaataATTGAATTCCATATGATAACATTCTTGTGGACTTCATTAAATTAGATTAAgtgatatttttaaaatgttaaaataaataaataaaattgttatATCTACAGTTATAAAATTTTCGATTTTAAATATGAGATTGTAAGATTTTTTCACAATGGTTCAAAGTAATACACAACTTTCATAGAGTGAaggcttttttttttcctttaaaaatgCAACATAATTTAATGGAATTTTTTTAATGTTATCAATTgattaatagtaaaattaaaaattcttaaaattagaGATGATAATGGAGTGGAATGAAGATAgataatgttaaatttattatcGCTCCACAATTGATATACTCTGCTCCACCACCCGCCTCACTTTAATAtggatatataattttaaaaatcactatcACCTCTATATATGTTGGATGTATCTATTCCCGCCCTACCTTGCTCTGCTTCGCTTCAATTTAATTTTGctacttttctttaattttttcaatatttttaaaatcaagtaaatatttaaacataattcttcaaaaaaaatatttaaacataaaatatatgattttttctatattattattacattttgaCCCTTTTAACAGTTTATATAtacaatgataaaataataattttatataatagaATAAGTCGGGATAAAACAAGCAATTACTACAACCTCTCCACATCCACTATCCAAAAGAAAGAATCCACACTACCCGTCTTGCATCCACTTTTCAAACAAAAATCCGCTCCATTTAAAAGGGGTTAAAGTCAGAATTAACTGGTGGATTCAAATTTTGACATTcctacttaaaataaataaattcttaaaattaaaaataaaataaaaaaaactaaagttGAAGTATGCTAACTATACCTCTTGAGCCGAAGCCCAGAATcgctttatttatttttcatgtttagcCCAACAATCTTAACTACTATTGGTCCATAGCCTAAAAGCAAATAATTTTTCAACCTTCCGTTACCTTTGGCGCCTTATCTGTCAATCCCCTTATAACCCACTAAGCTAAAACTCACTGCTTTCCACTTGAAAGTTTTGTTCTTTGCTACCAAATCTTAAAGCTTTTGCTTTTTAACATCCATGGCTTTAACTCTTAACTTAAAACTCACCATTTCTGTATCCTCTTCTTCATTTCATcaccatccttcttctttctcTCCCTTTTTTTCTCTCAAAACCCAGACCAAGCCTTTCTCTTTCACCACAAGAATCCATAATCTCCAATACCCATCTCTCAGTCTCACATTCTCCAGGAGGTTCTTCATTCTTCCTTCAGTTTCTGGAATCTGGGATGCTTTAACTGGCAATAACAATCCCAAAGATGCTGTAATTGCTATAAGACGTGGAATGTTACTATTTAGGCAGGTAAGCTGAATCTTTTCATTTGATTCTGTTTGGTATTTTTGTTGTATATGATTTGTAATGATTTTTTGTTTTAAAGGGTGATGTGCCAGGTTCTGTAGTGGAGTTTGACAAGGCAATTGAGTTAGATCCCCGACAAAAGGCATGTAAGTTCCTGAATTAAGATTGTCCCTTCATTTGTCTTTTAAAAATACCTTTCTGTAGTAATGTGGTTTTTACAATGTTTATTATAGATCTTTGGCAAAGGGGATTATCATTGTACTATCTTGATAGGTAAATAGTTCTATATCTTTTAATCTTTTGATGGTTAATTGAGTTGTAATTGAGCTTGATGGCATTGACAACTCAATTAAGCTTAGGTTCTTTCTTTAGGTTTTATTGCAAGAAGATCAATGATAATTCTCATACTTATGGTTTTGGTTCTCTTTAGGTTTGAAGAAGCTGCAGAGCAGTTTAGAATAGATGTTGCTGAGAACCCTAATGATACTGAGGAATCAATATGGTGCTTTCTCTGTGAAGCTCAATTATATGGAGTCGATGAGGCAAGGCAACGCTTTCTAGAGGTAAGTGATATAATAGATATGGCTAACAAGATAGTAAGTAAGCCAACATAGGCTCACCTTATAATGAATGACCTCTCTAATGAGTTGAGAATGTTTAAATACACAAGTGAGCAAgtttgcttcttcttttttatgAAGAACAGTTTTAACTTTGCATTTTAAGTGAGCTGACAACTACAAGTTGTCTTAATCCGGTTACTATCTAAATGTAGGTTGGAAGAGATCCACGGCCTG
This is a stretch of genomic DNA from Gossypium arboreum isolate Shixiya-1 chromosome 11, ASM2569848v2, whole genome shotgun sequence. It encodes these proteins:
- the LOC108472601 gene encoding uncharacterized protein LOC108472601 translates to MALTLNLKLTISVSSSSFHHHPSSFSPFFSLKTQTKPFSFTTRIHNLQYPSLSLTFSRRFFILPSVSGIWDALTGNNNPKDAVIAIRRGMLLFRQGDVPGSVVEFDKAIELDPRQKAYLWQRGLSLYYLDRFEEAAEQFRIDVAENPNDTEESIWCFLCEAQLYGVDEARQRFLEVGRDPRPVMREAYNLFKDGGDPEKLVAAFTNGPQYFYASLYAGLYYESQKKADAAKVHILSACNSPYGQRSDDYMASLAKVHCLCRNWTSE